A portion of the Stella humosa genome contains these proteins:
- a CDS encoding glycerophosphodiester phosphodiesterase, with protein MTRPVTVVAHRGASAVARENSPAAAEAAVAAGADAVEMDARLSRDGIAHVGHDPDLARLAGVPTQLADMTAAEIATHRAPDGGPWAPTLAGLMAAVGGRLPVVVDVKLRGRPVLEAIAAAAPPGTEKDLVVGVRSLDDVGAAREILPGATILGLLPDPDAAAALAAAGAAILRLWEPDANPERVAAARAAGLLVWVTAGHARGTGEHAVGAITTGRLEQMAALGIDGILVNDPAAAIAVLRKG; from the coding sequence GTGACCCGGCCGGTCACCGTCGTCGCCCATCGTGGCGCCTCTGCCGTCGCGCGGGAGAATTCTCCCGCCGCGGCAGAGGCAGCCGTGGCGGCGGGGGCGGACGCGGTCGAGATGGATGCGCGCCTGTCGCGCGACGGTATCGCCCATGTCGGGCACGATCCGGATCTTGCCCGGCTGGCCGGCGTGCCGACGCAACTGGCCGACATGACCGCAGCGGAGATCGCCACCCATCGTGCCCCGGATGGCGGCCCCTGGGCGCCGACCCTGGCCGGGCTGATGGCGGCGGTGGGCGGCCGGTTGCCGGTGGTGGTCGACGTCAAGCTGCGCGGCCGTCCGGTACTGGAGGCGATCGCGGCCGCCGCGCCGCCCGGCACAGAGAAGGACCTCGTCGTCGGCGTCCGCAGCCTGGACGATGTCGGCGCAGCGCGCGAGATCCTGCCTGGAGCGACCATCCTCGGCCTGTTGCCCGACCCGGACGCCGCCGCTGCACTGGCCGCGGCCGGTGCCGCCATCCTGCGCCTGTGGGAGCCGGATGCGAATCCGGAACGGGTGGCCGCCGCCCGCGCGGCAGGCCTGCTCGTATGGGTGACCGCCGGCCATGCCCGCGGCACGGGCGAGCATGCGGTGGGCGCCATCACGACCGGGAGGCTGGAGCAGA
- a CDS encoding CTP synthase: MTRFIFITGGVVSSLGKGISAAALGALLQGRGFSVRLRKLDPYLNVDPGTMSPYQHGEVFVTDDGAETDLDLGHYERFTGVPARRSDSVTTGRIYSTVIGRERRGEYLGATVQVIPHVTDAIKEFIQGDAEGTDFILCEIGGTVGDIESLPFLEAIRQLANELGRERAMFVHLTLVPWIASAGELKTKPTQHSAKELLALGIQPDILLCRCDRPIPPSARRKIALFCNLREERVIPAIDVGTIYEVPMTYHAEGFDEQVCAHFGLTSPEPDLSRWKEVAERIHQPEGDVTIAIVGKYTHLTDSYKSLSEALIHGGISNNARVRLNWIDSEIFEREDAVQHLENVHGILVPGGFGERGSEGKIAAARFARERNVPYFGICFGMQMAVIEAARNLLHLDGAGSTEFGPCADPIVGLMTEWVRGNSLERREAGGDLGGTMRLGAYDCIVAGGSRVEQIYQSRKISERHRHRYEVNINYRAPLEGAGLLFSGMSPDGVLPEIVELPSHPWFVGVQFHPELKSKPFAPHPLFTSFVRAALEQSRLV, encoded by the coding sequence ATGACGCGGTTCATCTTCATAACCGGCGGCGTGGTCTCCTCACTGGGAAAGGGAATCTCGGCCGCGGCGCTTGGCGCGCTGCTGCAGGGACGTGGCTTTTCCGTGCGGCTGCGCAAGCTGGACCCGTACCTCAACGTCGATCCGGGCACCATGAGCCCGTATCAGCACGGTGAGGTCTTCGTGACTGACGACGGGGCGGAAACCGACCTCGACCTCGGCCACTACGAACGCTTCACCGGCGTGCCGGCGCGGCGCAGCGACAGCGTGACCACGGGGCGGATCTATTCCACCGTGATCGGGCGGGAGCGGCGCGGCGAGTATCTGGGCGCCACCGTCCAGGTCATCCCGCACGTCACCGACGCCATCAAGGAATTCATCCAGGGCGACGCCGAGGGCACGGACTTCATCCTGTGCGAGATCGGCGGCACGGTCGGCGACATCGAGAGCCTGCCGTTCCTGGAGGCGATCCGCCAGCTCGCCAACGAGCTGGGTCGCGAGCGGGCGATGTTCGTTCACCTGACGCTGGTGCCCTGGATCGCGTCCGCCGGCGAGCTGAAGACCAAGCCGACGCAGCATTCCGCCAAGGAACTGCTGGCGCTGGGCATCCAGCCGGACATTCTGCTCTGCCGCTGCGACCGGCCGATCCCGCCGTCCGCGCGCCGCAAGATCGCGCTCTTCTGCAACCTGCGCGAGGAGCGGGTCATCCCGGCGATCGATGTTGGCACCATCTACGAAGTGCCGATGACCTATCATGCCGAGGGTTTCGACGAGCAGGTCTGCGCCCATTTTGGCCTGACCAGCCCGGAGCCCGACCTGTCGCGCTGGAAGGAAGTGGCCGAGCGCATTCACCAGCCCGAGGGCGACGTCACCATCGCCATCGTCGGCAAGTACACGCACCTGACCGACAGCTACAAGTCGCTGAGCGAGGCGCTGATCCATGGCGGCATCTCGAACAATGCGCGCGTCCGCCTGAACTGGATCGATTCCGAGATCTTCGAGCGCGAGGACGCGGTCCAGCACCTGGAGAACGTGCACGGCATCCTGGTGCCGGGCGGTTTCGGCGAGCGCGGGTCGGAAGGCAAGATCGCCGCTGCCCGTTTCGCGCGCGAGCGCAATGTGCCCTATTTCGGCATCTGCTTCGGCATGCAGATGGCGGTGATCGAGGCCGCCCGCAACCTGCTGCACCTGGACGGCGCCGGCTCGACCGAGTTTGGCCCGTGCGCCGACCCGATCGTCGGGCTGATGACCGAATGGGTCCGCGGCAACTCGCTGGAGCGCCGGGAGGCGGGTGGCGACCTCGGCGGCACCATGCGGCTCGGTGCCTATGATTGCATCGTCGCCGGCGGCAGCCGGGTGGAGCAGATCTACCAGTCGCGCAAGATCAGCGAGCGCCACCGCCATCGCTACGAGGTGAACATCAACTACCGGGCGCCTCTGGAAGGCGCGGGCCTGCTCTTCTCCGGCATGTCGCCGGACGGCGTATTGCCGGAGATTGTCGAACTGCCGAGCCATCCCTGGTTCGTGGGCGTGCAGTTCCACCCCGAGCTGAAGTCCAAGCCCTTCGCGCCGCATCCGCTCTTCACCTCCTTCGTGCGCGCAGCCCTCGAACAGTCGCGGCTGGTGTGA
- the tpiA gene encoding triose-phosphate isomerase, with the protein MEHARRPLIAGNWKMNGLRADGEQRALALAARAGAEDSPPCDWVICPPATLLGLAAHALAGSPVALGGQDCHTAAGGAHTGDLSAAMLADAGCRFAIVGHSERRADHGEGDALVAAKAAAAQAAGLIAIICVGETEAERDEGHAHAVVARQIAGSIPAGATALDTVVAYEPVWAIGTGRTPTADDVQAMHAHIRSCVPAAIDASALRILYGGSVKPGNAAVLLRLPDVDGALVGGASLVVDDFWAIGEATR; encoded by the coding sequence ATGGAACATGCACGCCGCCCGCTGATCGCCGGGAACTGGAAGATGAACGGCCTTCGGGCCGATGGGGAGCAACGCGCCCTGGCGCTGGCCGCGCGCGCGGGCGCGGAGGATTCGCCGCCCTGTGACTGGGTAATCTGCCCGCCCGCCACGCTGCTGGGCCTTGCCGCCCATGCGCTGGCCGGCTCGCCCGTGGCACTGGGCGGGCAGGACTGCCATACGGCCGCCGGCGGTGCCCATACGGGCGACCTCTCGGCCGCGATGCTGGCGGATGCCGGCTGCCGCTTTGCCATCGTCGGCCATTCCGAGCGGCGGGCCGACCATGGCGAGGGCGATGCGCTGGTGGCGGCGAAGGCCGCCGCGGCCCAGGCCGCCGGCCTGATCGCCATCATCTGCGTCGGCGAAACCGAGGCCGAGCGCGACGAGGGCCACGCCCATGCCGTCGTCGCCCGCCAGATCGCGGGCTCGATCCCGGCCGGCGCCACCGCACTCGATACCGTCGTCGCCTACGAGCCGGTCTGGGCCATCGGCACCGGCCGGACGCCGACGGCCGACGACGTGCAGGCCATGCATGCGCATATCCGGTCCTGCGTGCCGGCGGCGATCGACGCCTCGGCCCTGCGCATCCTCTATGGCGGCTCGGTCAAGCCCGGGAACGCCGCCGTGCTGCTGCGCCTGCCCGATGTCGACGGCGCGCTGGTTGGTGGCGCCAGCCTGGTGGTGGACGACTTCTGGGCCATCGGCGAGGCAACGCGCTGA
- a CDS encoding peptidylprolyl isomerase yields the protein MLQAIRSRATSWVVKLLFVLLILSFAVWGIGDIFRQPGAEATVITVGSEKVTGVEVVNQIRRDVEQLRPMFGGQLDMAQAREMGIVDRSIEQLVQRKLYAHAAADLGILVGDDAVRRALAANPQFRSAGQFDPRTFQAVLQQTRTTEQAYVASLRQDLARVAMTDPIVAGATAPTALADALYRHRNEKRRADALVLARALFPDVGTPDDAQLAATLDKLKDRFSTPELRRVTAIVLTPDALIEGIAISDAAAEGEYNARKLEFTKPEQRRLQQILVADEAVAKQAAEALAAGQDFATVAKDIAKVDPAGLDAGLMERSGLPEELAAVFQVEVGKTTAPLQSALGWHILKVVEIVPEAVQPFAEVKAAIVEQMRRERALDALANQATKLEDALAGGAKMDEAATAVGVTALALPPLDQQGRDGDGQPVSPLPGGPELVRLAFDTASGETAPLIEMPEGGYLVVHVDEVVPAKVRALADVRDALVQAWTEERQTEAAEKAADEILAAVKGGASLADAAKARGVEVKPAGPFMRTGGREALPLPQSVVTALFAGPVGTASKGIVADGVAIGVLTAIEPVDAKADQAAVDTLRQTLERDIVSDLTNELAQALRRRVSVEIDRAAIDRLL from the coding sequence ATGCTCCAGGCCATCCGCAGTCGCGCCACCTCCTGGGTGGTCAAACTTCTTTTCGTCCTCCTGATCCTGAGCTTCGCGGTCTGGGGCATCGGCGATATCTTCCGCCAGCCCGGCGCCGAGGCGACGGTCATCACTGTCGGCTCCGAGAAGGTGACCGGCGTGGAGGTCGTGAACCAGATCCGCCGCGATGTGGAGCAACTGCGGCCTATGTTCGGCGGCCAGCTCGACATGGCCCAGGCGCGCGAGATGGGGATCGTCGACCGCTCGATCGAGCAGTTGGTCCAGCGCAAGCTCTACGCCCATGCCGCGGCCGACCTCGGCATTCTCGTGGGCGACGATGCCGTTCGCCGCGCCCTTGCCGCCAACCCGCAATTCCGCAGCGCCGGCCAGTTCGACCCCCGCACCTTCCAGGCTGTGCTGCAGCAGACGCGCACGACCGAGCAGGCCTATGTCGCATCCCTGCGCCAGGACCTCGCCCGCGTCGCCATGACCGACCCGATCGTGGCCGGTGCGACCGCGCCGACTGCCCTGGCCGATGCCCTCTATCGCCATCGCAACGAGAAGCGGCGGGCCGATGCGCTCGTGCTGGCCCGCGCCTTGTTCCCCGATGTCGGCACGCCCGACGACGCCCAGCTTGCCGCCACGCTGGACAAGCTGAAGGACCGCTTCTCAACCCCGGAACTGCGCCGCGTCACCGCCATCGTGCTGACGCCGGACGCCCTGATCGAGGGCATCGCCATCAGCGATGCCGCGGCCGAGGGCGAGTACAATGCGCGCAAGCTCGAGTTCACGAAGCCCGAGCAGCGCCGCCTGCAACAGATCCTGGTGGCCGACGAGGCCGTGGCCAAGCAGGCAGCCGAAGCGCTCGCCGCCGGCCAGGACTTCGCGACGGTGGCCAAGGATATCGCCAAGGTCGATCCCGCGGGGCTCGATGCCGGGCTGATGGAGCGTTCGGGCCTGCCGGAAGAGTTGGCGGCGGTGTTCCAGGTCGAGGTCGGCAAGACGACGGCCCCGCTGCAGAGCGCGCTCGGCTGGCACATCCTGAAGGTGGTCGAGATCGTGCCGGAGGCAGTCCAGCCCTTCGCCGAGGTGAAGGCCGCCATCGTCGAGCAGATGCGCCGGGAACGTGCGCTGGATGCGCTCGCCAACCAGGCGACGAAGCTCGAGGACGCGTTGGCCGGCGGTGCCAAGATGGACGAGGCGGCAACTGCCGTCGGCGTCACCGCCCTTGCCCTGCCGCCGCTCGACCAGCAGGGCCGCGACGGCGATGGCCAGCCGGTCAGCCCCCTGCCCGGCGGCCCGGAGCTGGTTCGCCTTGCCTTCGACACGGCCAGCGGCGAAACCGCGCCGCTGATCGAGATGCCCGAGGGCGGCTATCTCGTCGTCCATGTCGACGAGGTGGTGCCCGCCAAGGTCCGCGCGCTGGCCGATGTGCGCGATGCGCTGGTCCAGGCCTGGACAGAGGAGCGCCAGACCGAGGCCGCCGAGAAGGCCGCCGACGAGATCCTGGCCGCCGTCAAGGGTGGGGCGTCGCTGGCCGATGCCGCCAAGGCGCGCGGTGTCGAGGTCAAGCCGGCCGGGCCGTTCATGCGCACCGGCGGCCGCGAGGCCCTGCCCCTGCCGCAGTCGGTGGTGACCGCGCTGTTCGCCGGCCCCGTCGGGACCGCGTCGAAGGGCATCGTGGCCGACGGCGTGGCGATCGGCGTGCTGACGGCGATCGAGCCGGTCGACGCCAAGGCCGACCAGGCCGCCGTCGACACCCTGCGCCAGACGCTGGAGCGCGACATCGTCAGCGACCTCACCAACGAACTGGCCCAGGCGCTGCGCCGCCGGGTGTCAGTCGAGATCGACCGCGCCGC